The following proteins are encoded in a genomic region of Enoplosus armatus isolate fEnoArm2 chromosome 11, fEnoArm2.hap1, whole genome shotgun sequence:
- the stx19 gene encoding syntaxin-19, which translates to MRDRLEELRQRAQDFPEAASENTNPFSVEGDNDDSVAVGVITPQAVVFEEEPILENFLSEAQQIRDDITVLDIEVLKFSQQQKTLVATMRRFSVMKKESSITRDIKLKAESLHRRLDALSKQVQRTEDQQGPTAVTTRIQRSQHAALYRKFQQVMLQYNEGLLTKQERCKHFIIRLLEVSGRDVTEEEVNEMVATGKWEVFNENVLNDARITRSQLSEIEQRHKELLSLENNMKELRDLFMDIFMMAEEQGTYIEHIQTNVERTQDFVAASNEKFKLAARYKRKNPLRQLCCCCCPPWRCCL; encoded by the exons ATGAGAGACCGCTTGGAGGAGCTGCGGCAGAGGGCCCAAGACTTTCCCGAGGCAGCAAGTGAAAATACCAACCCCTTTTCAGTGGAGGGTGATAACGATGACTCTGTGGCGGTCGGGGTCATTACGCCACAGGCTGTGGTGTTCGAGGAAGAGCCAATCCTTGAGAATTTCCTGTCTGAGGCTCAGCAAATCCGAGATGATATTACAGTGCTGGACATAGAG GTCCTTAAATTCAGCCAGCAGCAAAAGACCCTGGTGGCGACCATGCGTCGTTTCAGTgtgatgaagaaagagagcagtATAACCCGGGACATCAAGCTCAAGGCTGAAAGCCTCCACAGACGGTTAGATGCGCTTTCAAAACAGGTCCAAAGGACTGAGGACCAGCAGGGACCTACTGCCGTCACAACAAGAATACAACGCTCCCAGCATGCAGCACTGTACCGCAAATTCCAGCAG GTAATGCTGCAGTATAATGAAGGTCTGCTGACCAAGCAAGAGCGCTGTAAGCACTTCATTATCCGGCTGCTGGAGGTATCGGGAAGGGATGtgacggaggaggaggtgaatgaGATGGTGGCCACAGGAAAATGGGAGGTCTTCAATGAGAACGTGCTGAATGATGCCAGAATCACACGGTCACAACTATCTGAGATTGAACAGCGGCACAAG GAGTTGTTGAGCCTGGAGAACAATATGAAGGAGCTGAGAGACCTGTTCATGGACATTTTCATGATGGCGGAGGAGCAAGGGACTTACATTGAACACATCCAGACCAATGTAGAGAGGACACAGGATTTTGTGGCTGCATCTAATGAGAAGTTCAAGTTGGCCGCCAGGTACAAGAGGAAGAACCCTCTTCgacagctgtgctgctgttgctgccctCCCTGGAGGTGCTGCTTATAA